From the Streptomyces pluripotens genome, one window contains:
- a CDS encoding phospholipid scramblase-related protein: MTTQSNTPAGWYPDPHGAAQTLRYWDGAQWTEHTNPAQQPTGQVPQQQAAPQQSADAKVQRQVQQQAGVAAGGTGGGTLFTEPVLVVNQKAKLIEVTNEYKVMDQNGREIGSVTEVGQSALKKILRFVSSWDQFLTHKLEIRDAHGQPQLLLTRPAKIFKSRVIVTRPDGSLVGEIVQQNMIGKINFAMNANGQQVGAIKAENWRAWNFAIVDHADNEVARITKTWEGLAKTLFTTADNYVLQVHYQLPEPLLSLVVATALTVDTALKQDSRGLG, from the coding sequence GTGACCACGCAATCGAACACACCTGCAGGCTGGTACCCGGATCCGCACGGGGCGGCTCAGACGCTCCGCTACTGGGACGGCGCGCAGTGGACCGAGCACACCAACCCAGCCCAGCAGCCCACCGGCCAGGTGCCGCAGCAGCAGGCCGCTCCCCAGCAGTCCGCCGATGCCAAGGTTCAGCGGCAGGTGCAGCAGCAGGCCGGTGTCGCGGCCGGCGGTACCGGCGGTGGGACTCTGTTCACCGAACCCGTCCTGGTCGTGAACCAGAAGGCCAAGCTGATCGAGGTGACCAACGAGTACAAGGTCATGGATCAGAACGGCCGCGAGATCGGTTCGGTCACCGAGGTCGGGCAGAGCGCGCTGAAGAAGATCCTGCGCTTCGTCTCCAGCTGGGACCAGTTCCTGACCCACAAACTGGAGATCCGCGACGCCCACGGTCAGCCGCAACTTTTGCTCACCCGGCCCGCGAAGATCTTCAAGTCCCGGGTGATCGTGACCCGCCCGGACGGATCGCTGGTCGGTGAGATCGTCCAGCAGAACATGATCGGGAAGATCAACTTTGCCATGAACGCGAACGGCCAACAGGTCGGCGCCATCAAGGCGGAGAACTGGCGCGCCTGGAACTTCGCGATCGTCGACCATGCGGACAACGAGGTCGCCCGGATCACCAAGACCTGGGAGGGCCTCGCCAAGACCCTGTTCACGACCGCGGACAACTACGTCCTGCAGGTGCACTACCAGCTGCCCGAGCCTCTGCTGAGCCTCGTGGTCGCGACGGCCCTGACGGTCGACACCGCTCTCAAGCAGGACTCGAGAGGCCTGGGCTGA
- a CDS encoding phosphatase PAP2 family protein — protein MNARTEPAEAETEPAATARPPLLREFLLVAGLFLVYKLGRQLATGHTGDAFHNAHRIWDVERTAHLPHETSVQSALLHGNTLVHLANTYYAAVHFPATLAFLIWLYLRRPAHYVWARRILAVVTAAALVLPFVFPLAPPRMLPGTGLVDTARVYGPSVYGPPSSDHLSNQFAAMPSLHFGWALMVAIGLITATRSRWRPLWLLHPLITLLVIVGTANHYWADAMVAAAMLATALAVIHPPTRTAAEDQSDTKTHGTTIHRTEACGTEQPTPERPALAGAGR, from the coding sequence ATGAACGCCCGAACCGAGCCTGCAGAGGCAGAAACGGAACCGGCGGCCACAGCGCGCCCACCGCTCCTGCGCGAGTTCCTGCTCGTCGCAGGGCTCTTCCTCGTCTACAAGCTCGGACGGCAACTGGCCACCGGCCACACCGGGGACGCCTTCCACAACGCCCACCGCATATGGGACGTCGAACGAACGGCGCACCTACCGCACGAGACCTCCGTGCAGTCCGCACTGCTGCACGGGAACACACTCGTCCACCTGGCGAACACCTACTACGCGGCCGTCCACTTCCCGGCCACGCTGGCCTTCCTGATCTGGCTGTACCTCAGACGGCCCGCACATTACGTGTGGGCCCGCCGGATCCTGGCGGTGGTCACTGCAGCCGCACTGGTACTGCCCTTCGTCTTCCCGCTGGCCCCGCCCCGGATGCTGCCCGGGACGGGCCTCGTCGACACTGCCAGGGTCTACGGCCCCTCCGTGTACGGCCCACCGTCCAGCGACCACCTGTCCAACCAATTCGCAGCAATGCCGTCACTGCACTTCGGCTGGGCACTGATGGTGGCGATAGGCCTGATCACAGCCACTCGGTCCAGATGGCGCCCGCTGTGGCTGTTGCACCCACTGATCACCCTGCTGGTGATCGTCGGTACGGCGAACCACTACTGGGCCGACGCCATGGTCGCGGCGGCCATGCTCGCCACAGCCCTCGCGGTCATCCACCCGCCGACGCGGACCGCCGCCGAGGACCAGTCCGACACGAAGACTCACGGCACCACGATTCACCGCACGGAGGCATGCGGCACGGAGCAGCCCACGCCGGAACGGCCTGCCCTGGCAGGAGCGGGCCGATGA
- a CDS encoding TetR/AcrR family transcriptional regulator has protein sequence MTSQAADGPETVAASRRSKITPEREREFFDAVLEQIRECGYDSVTMEGVAASTRCSKSTLYRQWKTKPQFVAAALRANRRVRFAGIDTGSLAEDLRQAARAAGDWSGKDTRLLQALGHAVTADQDLARALREALVYPEIAALQEMLDRGVARGEVPAGHLALEYVPAMMFGVLRVRPVLTGQYADGDYLVRFVEAVVLPALGLT, from the coding sequence ATGACGTCGCAGGCCGCGGATGGACCGGAGACGGTCGCCGCTTCGCGCCGCTCCAAGATCACGCCTGAGCGTGAGCGGGAGTTCTTCGACGCCGTGCTGGAACAGATCCGCGAGTGCGGCTACGACTCGGTCACGATGGAGGGCGTCGCTGCCAGCACCCGGTGCAGCAAGTCGACGCTGTACCGGCAGTGGAAGACCAAACCCCAGTTCGTGGCGGCCGCGCTGCGCGCCAACCGGCGGGTTCGTTTCGCCGGCATCGACACCGGATCGCTCGCCGAGGACCTGCGCCAGGCGGCGCGTGCCGCGGGTGACTGGTCCGGTAAGGACACCAGGCTGCTGCAGGCGCTGGGGCACGCGGTGACCGCTGACCAGGACCTGGCCCGGGCCCTGCGCGAGGCCCTGGTGTATCCGGAGATCGCCGCGTTGCAGGAGATGCTCGACCGGGGGGTGGCAAGGGGCGAGGTTCCTGCTGGTCACCTTGCGCTGGAGTACGTGCCCGCCATGATGTTCGGTGTTCTGCGCGTCCGGCCCGTGCTCACCGGCCAGTACGCGGACGGTGACTACCTCGTCCGGTTCGTGGAGGCCGTCGTGCTTCCCGCGCTCGGACTCACCTGA
- a CDS encoding DUF2510 domain-containing protein, with the protein MTQVTPPGWYPDPGQTNDGPPTERWWDGTAWTDQTRPAGTAAAWGPPMQPPPGGPQPARPTGPVPSDPVGYGAHPGYPAYPDQPPAGSRSRLRTGIAVVVAATVLASIGFGVYALAHHHGADGDRAGAQQGPGSRQDGGRRGPFGGPGGGSGGPGGSARPSPNPSEAPRVEGGGRVQDTVNGLSLPVPKGWTGQPISVGAEVTSDDSYKCPGNSAQTCTAGGFYTAPARVLGIDADTAEKAAKADIAANAKQSYGGTTYGSITSHELLASEAVTVAGQKGYLVRWKAVTSKGSDGYVESVAFPSPNDAKRIVVVRFGVDVGQNVSVIDQTLKGIRLSSGGGNGQSI; encoded by the coding sequence ATGACGCAGGTGACTCCTCCCGGGTGGTATCCCGACCCCGGGCAGACGAATGACGGTCCGCCCACCGAGCGCTGGTGGGACGGCACGGCCTGGACCGACCAGACCCGCCCCGCAGGGACGGCCGCCGCATGGGGTCCCCCGATGCAGCCGCCGCCCGGCGGCCCGCAGCCGGCCCGGCCGACCGGCCCCGTACCGTCGGATCCCGTAGGGTACGGCGCCCACCCGGGGTATCCCGCGTATCCCGACCAGCCACCGGCCGGGTCCCGCAGCCGCCTGCGCACCGGGATAGCTGTGGTGGTGGCGGCCACCGTACTGGCCAGCATCGGATTCGGCGTGTACGCCCTCGCCCACCACCATGGGGCCGACGGCGATCGCGCCGGAGCACAGCAGGGGCCGGGAAGCAGGCAGGACGGCGGTCGGCGCGGGCCGTTCGGTGGGCCCGGCGGCGGCTCCGGGGGCCCAGGCGGCAGTGCCCGCCCCTCGCCGAACCCGTCCGAGGCGCCCAGGGTCGAGGGCGGTGGCAGGGTACAGGACACCGTCAACGGCCTCAGTCTGCCGGTGCCCAAGGGGTGGACGGGTCAGCCGATCAGCGTCGGCGCGGAGGTGACCTCCGACGACTCCTACAAGTGCCCGGGCAACTCGGCCCAGACGTGCACCGCAGGCGGTTTCTACACGGCTCCCGCACGGGTGCTGGGGATCGACGCCGACACGGCCGAGAAGGCCGCCAAGGCGGACATCGCGGCCAACGCCAAGCAGTCGTACGGCGGCACCACCTACGGCAGCATCACCTCGCACGAGCTGCTCGCGTCCGAGGCGGTGACCGTGGCGGGGCAGAAGGGCTACCTGGTGCGCTGGAAGGCCGTTACCAGCAAGGGCTCCGACGGCTACGTCGAGTCGGTCGCGTTCCCCTCACCCAACGACGCCAAACGGATCGTGGTGGTGCGCTTCGGTGTGGACGTCGGACAGAACGTGTCGGTCATCGACCAGACCCTCAAGGGGATCAGGCTGTCCTCCGGCGGCGGGAACGGCCAGAGCATCTGA
- a CDS encoding ATP-binding protein, translating to MTERRPPSAGSAPLWERDAEIATVAQTLDVLCADQSSAGSVLVFRGEAGLGKTALLSETRRIAERRGCTVWSARGAETLRSVPFNVVRQLLHPVLLSILPEEAREYLGDWYDIAGPALGIADPQEDRPDPQYVCDGLVAAVRRLSRREWPLVLLVDDAHWADQESLRWLAAFVERLEDLSVLVVVGRRPGEVSGKSARHLEAVAAAAVHPVRNLSELTPDATAEFTRAALGRQADDAFCREVWAVTAGNPYETVELLAKVRDSELQPVEARAGELRALNRAARGGGLVDRLKGLGLEATQFAWAAAILGTGITVDMVARLATMDADIARHCADLLCNARILTETERPNGTEREPGELEFVHPLIASDVYNSIPAGVCTAMHGVAAQIITELNRGAAEAARHLLKVHPDDDEELVEQLREAAREHLAVGAPDAARRCLERALEEPPRPEVHAHVLYELGCATLLTAPAVTIEQLQSALSMPGLDGNDRVDAVVRLSQALLHNDQLEEAVRTVEAEAARHAAGSQRMRLQAFQFMWEGIHSETVSPARSRRLAELAGTCTGRDNAERALLILRGFDAMAHGESASEVLELCDRALVNGRLAPGLGWTDREWGIELLMMLGSAYAYADQLDRAESLFSQALRVYTSAGWRGGHLSLANAFLGLAYRRQGRLKDAETTLRDALALAERVGRGLPLYWSATCGLVDTLLARGRVDEAWSIAGKYGFAPPYPSTIVLPDIRSVRGRLLLAVGRTEEGINELEAAEKTATSRGGHNPVLAPWSIDLAKALAVSDPARAARLAADARRQAERFGTDTAIGEALRCAAALETGRPAVQLLARAVTYLEASPCQYEHAAARVEYGIAADSVAELNRGLDLARACGADGLVAQARQTLGTGRAR from the coding sequence ATGACGGAGAGACGGCCGCCGTCGGCCGGCTCGGCTCCCCTGTGGGAGCGGGACGCGGAGATCGCCACCGTCGCACAGACACTTGACGTGCTCTGTGCCGACCAGTCGTCCGCGGGCAGCGTGCTCGTCTTCCGCGGTGAGGCAGGGCTCGGCAAGACTGCTCTGCTGAGCGAGACCCGCCGCATCGCCGAACGCCGGGGCTGCACGGTCTGGTCCGCCCGCGGCGCGGAGACCCTGAGATCCGTCCCGTTCAACGTGGTGCGGCAGTTACTGCATCCCGTACTGTTGTCGATCCTGCCCGAGGAGGCCCGCGAGTACCTCGGCGACTGGTACGACATCGCGGGCCCCGCCCTCGGCATAGCCGACCCCCAGGAGGACAGGCCCGATCCGCAGTACGTCTGTGACGGACTCGTTGCGGCGGTGCGCCGGCTCTCCCGTCGGGAATGGCCCCTCGTCCTGCTCGTCGACGACGCGCACTGGGCCGACCAGGAATCCCTGCGTTGGCTCGCCGCGTTCGTCGAACGCCTGGAAGACCTGTCCGTCCTCGTCGTGGTCGGTCGCAGGCCGGGCGAGGTCAGTGGCAAGAGCGCCCGCCACCTGGAGGCGGTGGCCGCCGCCGCGGTCCACCCCGTCCGCAACCTGAGCGAGCTCACTCCGGACGCCACCGCAGAGTTCACCCGTGCCGCGCTCGGTCGGCAAGCCGACGACGCGTTCTGCCGCGAGGTCTGGGCCGTCACCGCCGGCAACCCCTACGAGACCGTCGAACTCCTCGCCAAGGTACGGGACAGTGAACTCCAACCGGTCGAGGCCCGGGCCGGAGAACTCCGCGCCCTCAACCGGGCCGCGCGTGGCGGCGGACTGGTCGACCGGCTCAAGGGCCTCGGCCTGGAGGCCACCCAGTTCGCCTGGGCGGCTGCCATTCTCGGTACCGGCATCACCGTCGACATGGTCGCCCGCCTGGCCACCATGGACGCCGACATCGCCCGCCACTGCGCTGATCTCCTGTGCAACGCCCGTATCCTCACCGAGACAGAGCGGCCGAATGGAACCGAACGCGAGCCGGGCGAGCTGGAGTTCGTCCACCCGTTGATCGCCTCCGACGTCTACAACTCCATTCCGGCGGGTGTGTGCACCGCCATGCACGGCGTCGCCGCCCAGATCATCACCGAGCTGAACCGCGGAGCCGCCGAGGCAGCACGGCACCTGCTGAAGGTGCATCCGGACGACGACGAAGAACTCGTGGAGCAGCTACGCGAGGCCGCCCGCGAGCACCTTGCCGTCGGTGCGCCCGACGCCGCTCGCCGCTGCCTGGAACGCGCTCTTGAGGAGCCACCCCGCCCCGAGGTCCACGCGCACGTCCTGTACGAGCTGGGGTGCGCCACGCTGTTGACCGCACCTGCTGTCACCATCGAACAACTGCAGAGCGCACTGAGCATGCCGGGGCTGGACGGGAACGACCGCGTCGACGCCGTCGTCCGGCTTTCCCAGGCCCTGCTGCACAACGACCAACTGGAGGAGGCCGTCCGCACGGTCGAGGCCGAGGCCGCCCGGCACGCCGCGGGCTCCCAGCGGATGCGGCTGCAGGCCTTCCAGTTCATGTGGGAGGGAATCCACAGCGAGACCGTCTCCCCGGCCCGCTCCCGGCGGCTCGCCGAACTCGCGGGCACCTGCACGGGCCGCGACAACGCCGAACGCGCCCTGCTGATCCTGCGCGGTTTCGACGCGATGGCGCACGGAGAGAGCGCATCGGAGGTACTCGAACTGTGCGACCGGGCCCTCGTCAACGGCCGCCTCGCGCCGGGCCTTGGCTGGACCGACCGGGAATGGGGCATCGAACTGCTGATGATGCTCGGCAGTGCCTACGCCTACGCCGACCAACTCGACCGCGCCGAAAGCCTCTTCTCCCAGGCCCTGCGCGTCTACACCAGTGCCGGCTGGCGCGGCGGCCACCTCTCCCTGGCCAATGCCTTCCTCGGTCTCGCCTACCGCAGACAGGGCCGGCTGAAGGACGCTGAAACCACGTTGCGCGACGCCCTGGCCCTCGCCGAACGCGTAGGCCGTGGTCTGCCGCTGTACTGGTCGGCCACGTGTGGGCTGGTCGACACCCTGCTGGCCCGCGGCCGAGTCGACGAGGCCTGGTCGATCGCCGGAAAGTACGGTTTCGCGCCGCCCTACCCGTCCACGATCGTGTTGCCCGACATCCGTTCCGTGCGCGGTCGGTTGCTGCTCGCAGTCGGTCGCACCGAGGAGGGCATCAACGAACTCGAAGCCGCCGAGAAGACGGCGACCTCGCGCGGCGGGCACAATCCCGTCCTGGCTCCCTGGTCCATTGACCTCGCCAAGGCCCTCGCCGTGTCGGACCCGGCCCGTGCCGCCCGGCTCGCGGCCGATGCCCGCCGGCAGGCCGAGCGGTTCGGTACGGACACGGCCATCGGCGAAGCCTTGCGCTGCGCCGCTGCACTGGAGACGGGCCGGCCGGCGGTCCAGCTCCTGGCCAGGGCCGTCACCTACCTGGAGGCGTCACCCTGTCAGTACGAGCATGCGGCGGCCCGGGTGGAGTACGGTATCGCCGCCGACTCGGTCGCAGAACTCAACCGGGGCCTGGACCTTGCGCGGGCCTGCGGGGCGGACGGGCTGGTGGCGCAGGCACGTCAGACGCTGGGGACGGGGCGGGCGCGGTAG
- a CDS encoding DUF3048 domain-containing protein, with product MRRAALSAAALAATLTASLTAGCTSRGHDDHRAPHHPRTPGASQAPSVSPTPGHTVVAPGSPLAVKIDNVPAARPQTGLDAADVIYAEQVEGGLSRLLAVYATRLPQTVGPVRSARESDLDLLRQFSRPALAFSGAQHKLLPLIDRAPLRAESPDKAPNAFYRDTDRAAPHNLYLHPSRLLPAAPGEKALTTGFRYGPAPAGGTPTTSRTVRYPAARFTFTWSADRNGWLVAMDGTPSVTTDGTRLAPTTVVVQYVKMHMSTYHDMLGNHTPYTETVGSGKAEVLRDGRSFAATWSRPAATDGTTFRAADGGPLNFADGQVWVVFAPAAS from the coding sequence ATGCGACGCGCCGCACTGTCGGCGGCAGCGCTGGCGGCCACACTGACGGCCTCCCTCACCGCGGGCTGCACCAGCAGGGGCCACGACGACCACCGCGCCCCGCACCACCCCCGGACGCCGGGCGCATCCCAGGCTCCGTCGGTGTCGCCGACGCCCGGCCATACTGTCGTAGCGCCCGGCTCACCGCTCGCCGTGAAGATCGACAACGTGCCCGCAGCACGCCCCCAGACCGGTCTCGACGCGGCCGACGTGATCTACGCCGAGCAGGTGGAAGGCGGGCTGAGCCGCCTGCTGGCGGTGTACGCGACCCGGCTCCCGCAGACCGTGGGACCGGTACGCAGCGCCCGCGAGTCCGACCTGGACCTGCTCCGTCAGTTCAGCCGGCCCGCCCTCGCCTTCTCCGGTGCCCAGCACAAGCTGCTGCCCCTGATCGACCGGGCACCGCTGCGGGCCGAGTCACCTGACAAGGCCCCAAACGCCTTCTACCGGGACACCGACAGGGCCGCGCCACACAACCTCTATCTGCACCCCTCCCGGCTGCTGCCCGCCGCCCCCGGAGAGAAGGCGCTGACGACGGGGTTCCGCTACGGTCCAGCGCCCGCCGGCGGCACCCCCACGACCTCCCGTACCGTCCGCTATCCCGCCGCCCGATTCACCTTCACCTGGTCCGCCGATCGAAACGGCTGGCTGGTCGCCATGGACGGCACCCCGTCGGTGACGACGGACGGCACCCGGCTGGCACCGACGACCGTCGTCGTGCAGTACGTGAAGATGCACATGTCCACCTACCACGACATGCTCGGCAACCACACGCCGTACACCGAGACCGTCGGCTCGGGGAAGGCGGAGGTGCTGCGCGACGGCCGGTCCTTCGCCGCCACCTGGTCACGACCAGCCGCGACGGACGGCACGACGTTCCGGGCGGCGGACGGCGGCCCACTGAACTTCGCCGACGGCCAGGTGTGGGTGGTGTTCGCGCCGGCCGCTTCCTGA
- a CDS encoding ATP-dependent DNA ligase, which produces MDLPVMPPVKPMLAKSVAKIPPGMQYEAKWDGFRAIVFRDRSEVELGSRTSKPLTRYFPELVAELRKQVPERCVLDGEIVIARNGRLDFDALTERIHPAESRVRMLAGKTPASFVAFDLLALDDRSLLDAPLTDRRALLERALADAAPPVHRAPATTDIDVARQWFEQFEGAGLDGVVAKPLTLRYLQDKRAMFKIKHERTADVVVAGYRFHKSGRVLGSLLLGLYDDQGRLQHVGVSAAFPMKRRAELVEELEPLRMDDVTGHPWAAWADGPAHETARLPGAPSRWSGKKDLSWVPLRPERVAEVAYDHMENGRRFRHTARFRRWRPDRAPRSCTYSQLEEPVRYDLGEILGTPDHR; this is translated from the coding sequence ATGGACCTGCCGGTGATGCCGCCTGTGAAACCGATGCTCGCCAAGTCGGTGGCGAAGATCCCGCCGGGAATGCAGTACGAGGCGAAGTGGGACGGCTTCCGCGCGATCGTGTTCCGGGACCGGTCCGAGGTCGAGTTGGGCAGCCGCACCAGCAAACCGCTGACCAGGTACTTCCCCGAGCTGGTCGCGGAGCTGAGGAAGCAGGTGCCCGAGCGGTGCGTGCTCGACGGGGAAATCGTGATCGCGCGCAACGGACGGCTGGACTTCGACGCGTTGACCGAACGGATCCACCCGGCCGAATCCCGGGTACGGATGCTGGCTGGGAAGACCCCGGCCTCCTTCGTCGCCTTCGACCTGCTGGCGCTGGATGACCGCTCCCTGCTCGATGCTCCGTTGACCGACCGCCGGGCACTGCTGGAGCGCGCTCTCGCCGACGCGGCTCCGCCGGTACACAGGGCGCCCGCGACGACCGACATCGACGTGGCCCGACAGTGGTTCGAACAGTTCGAGGGCGCCGGTCTCGACGGAGTTGTCGCCAAACCGCTCACGCTGCGCTACCTGCAGGACAAGCGCGCCATGTTCAAGATCAAGCACGAGCGGACGGCGGACGTCGTAGTGGCCGGCTACCGCTTCCACAAGAGCGGTCGGGTGCTGGGCTCGCTGTTGCTCGGGCTGTACGACGATCAGGGCAGGCTCCAACACGTGGGCGTATCGGCCGCCTTCCCCATGAAGCGGCGGGCCGAGCTGGTCGAGGAGCTGGAGCCGCTGCGGATGGACGACGTGACCGGGCATCCGTGGGCGGCGTGGGCAGACGGGCCCGCGCACGAGACAGCTCGGCTGCCGGGCGCGCCGAGCCGCTGGTCGGGAAAGAAGGACCTGTCCTGGGTGCCACTCAGACCGGAACGGGTGGCCGAGGTCGCCTACGACCACATGGAGAACGGTCGGCGTTTCCGGCACACGGCCCGCTTCCGCCGCTGGCGCCCGGACCGTGCACCGCGCAGCTGCACCTACTCCCAGCTGGAGGAGCCCGTGCGCTACGACCTGGGGGAGATCCTCGGCACGCCGGACCACCGGTGA
- the ligD gene encoding non-homologous end-joining DNA ligase, whose amino-acid sequence MADAVELEVAGRSVRLSSPDKVFFPERGYTKLDLARYYAVVGPGILRALRNRPTTLERYPDGVGGEWFYQKRAPKSMPGWIPTARITFPSGRSADEMCPTEEAAVVWAAQYGTLTFHPWPVRAADLDHPDELRIDLDPQPGTDYDDAVRAASELRAVLDEFGGLRGWPKTSGGRGLHIFVPIEPRWTFTQVRRAAIAVGREMERRMPDRVTIKWWKEERGERIFLDYNQTARDRTIASAYSVRPHSHAPVSAPLRWEEVTVARPRDFDLATMPARFAERGDVHADMDDHAYSLDALLELARRDEHDHGLGDLPYPPEHPKMPGEPKRVQPSRARGEQAP is encoded by the coding sequence ATGGCTGATGCGGTGGAGCTGGAGGTGGCCGGCCGGAGCGTGCGGTTGTCCAGCCCGGACAAGGTCTTCTTCCCGGAGCGGGGTTACACCAAGCTGGACCTCGCCCGGTACTACGCCGTCGTCGGCCCCGGCATCCTCCGTGCCCTGCGCAACCGCCCCACTACCCTGGAGCGCTACCCGGACGGTGTGGGCGGAGAGTGGTTCTACCAGAAGCGGGCACCCAAGAGCATGCCCGGCTGGATCCCGACCGCCCGCATCACCTTCCCCAGTGGACGCAGCGCCGACGAAATGTGCCCCACCGAGGAGGCGGCGGTGGTGTGGGCCGCCCAGTACGGCACCCTCACCTTCCATCCCTGGCCGGTACGCGCCGCGGACCTCGACCACCCCGATGAACTCCGCATCGACCTCGACCCGCAGCCAGGCACCGACTATGACGACGCCGTCCGTGCCGCCAGTGAACTCCGCGCCGTGCTGGATGAGTTCGGTGGCCTGCGTGGCTGGCCCAAGACCTCCGGTGGCCGGGGTCTGCACATTTTCGTCCCCATCGAACCGCGCTGGACCTTCACCCAGGTGCGTCGTGCGGCGATCGCGGTCGGCAGGGAGATGGAACGGCGGATGCCGGATCGGGTGACCATCAAGTGGTGGAAGGAGGAACGGGGGGAGCGCATCTTCCTCGACTACAACCAGACCGCCCGGGACCGCACCATCGCTTCCGCCTACTCCGTACGCCCCCACTCGCACGCCCCCGTATCGGCACCCTTGCGCTGGGAGGAGGTCACCGTCGCCCGCCCTCGTGATTTCGACCTGGCCACCATGCCGGCCCGCTTCGCCGAACGCGGCGACGTGCACGCTGACATGGACGACCACGCCTACTCCCTGGACGCGCTGCTGGAGCTGGCCCGCCGGGACGAGCACGACCACGGCCTCGGCGACCTGCCGTACCCGCCGGAACACCCGAAGATGCCCGGCGAACCGAAACGTGTCCAGCCCAGCAGGGCCCGGGGTGAGCAGGCGCCCTGA
- a CDS encoding NAD(P)-binding domain-containing protein, protein MTRVLTRSDLHAVLEPQACLAALRDGFRTADLVPVPGQRVRTDLPFPGTATALLPGLLPSAEAYTVKANTKFPAARPALRGVICLHSGVDGELLALLDSATVTAWRTGLAAALGTALLAPPAYEVLGVIGAGAQAELAVRGLYGDGRPRELVVHDTDSGRAAEFAARHGGKVLASARAVARAADVVLLATWSRTPLLALADTCAGQHFTSLGTDEPGKRELGPELLDAALLVVDDRELAARTGVLSAPGLIRTTADATLTEVLRGTHPGRSSAGQRSVYAPVGLPWQDLALSLFAWQEAERQGVGAVIDLLG, encoded by the coding sequence GTGACCCGTGTGCTGACCCGAAGCGACCTTCACGCCGTGCTGGAGCCGCAGGCCTGTCTCGCCGCCCTGCGTGACGGATTCCGAACGGCCGACCTCGTGCCCGTCCCCGGCCAACGGGTGCGGACCGACCTGCCGTTCCCCGGCACGGCCACCGCACTCCTGCCCGGGCTGTTGCCCAGCGCGGAAGCGTACACAGTGAAGGCGAACACCAAGTTTCCCGCCGCCCGGCCTGCCCTGCGCGGGGTGATCTGCCTGCACAGCGGTGTGGACGGGGAGCTTCTCGCCCTACTGGACTCGGCGACCGTCACGGCCTGGCGGACGGGCCTGGCCGCGGCTCTCGGGACCGCACTGTTGGCCCCGCCGGCGTACGAGGTCCTCGGGGTGATCGGAGCTGGTGCCCAGGCGGAGCTGGCGGTGCGCGGCCTGTACGGTGACGGCCGACCACGGGAACTCGTCGTGCACGACACGGACTCCGGGCGGGCCGCTGAGTTCGCCGCCCGGCATGGGGGGAAGGTGCTGGCCTCCGCCCGGGCGGTGGCCAGGGCGGCCGATGTCGTTCTGCTCGCGACCTGGTCCCGCACCCCGCTGCTGGCCCTGGCAGACACATGCGCCGGCCAGCACTTCACGAGCCTCGGCACCGATGAGCCCGGCAAACGGGAACTCGGCCCCGAGCTGTTGGATGCGGCGCTTCTCGTCGTCGACGACCGGGAGTTGGCGGCCCGAACCGGCGTACTGTCGGCACCAGGGCTCATCCGAACGACCGCGGACGCCACCCTGACGGAGGTGCTGCGCGGCACGCACCCCGGGCGGTCCTCGGCCGGGCAGCGTTCCGTGTACGCCCCCGTCGGACTCCCTTGGCAGGACCTCGCCCTCAGCCTGTTCGCCTGGCAAGAGGCGGAACGCCAGGGCGTGGGGGCGGTGATCGATCTGTTGGGTTGA